One window of Synergistaceae bacterium genomic DNA carries:
- the rpoD gene encoding RNA polymerase sigma factor RpoD: protein MKKEAKATASTKKKEAKKTEKVAEETISEDYRDYIDNIRGLFLEGRKKGFVTYDDIEKHMTKNLLTPEILDGIYTNLMDLGVDVVDEAKGKNDEVDEEEELPTAVNKEEMGVLEDLPLSDPVRMYLREIGKVPRLTQADEVTLSKGVEAGDMTCKDAIVEANLRLVVSIAKKYIGRGMLFLDLIQEGNLGLIRAVEKFDYRKGYKFSTYATWWIRQAITRAIADQARTIRIPVHMVETINKLIRVSRKLVQQLGREPTAEEIAAQMEIPSHRVEEIQRIAQEPVSLETPIGEEEDSQLGDFIEDKDLPSPEEAAASQILREQLDEMLGELTDREKEVIRLRFGIEDGHPHTLEEVGRRFGVTRERIRQIEAKALRKLRHPSRSKKLKDFLE, encoded by the coding sequence ATGAAGAAAGAAGCTAAAGCTACTGCTTCCACGAAAAAGAAAGAAGCTAAAAAAACGGAGAAAGTAGCGGAGGAGACAATATCCGAAGATTACAGGGACTACATAGATAACATAAGAGGCTTGTTTTTAGAAGGCAGAAAAAAAGGTTTTGTCACTTATGACGACATAGAAAAACATATGACAAAAAATCTCTTAACTCCGGAGATTTTGGATGGTATATATACAAACCTTATGGACCTTGGAGTTGACGTCGTAGATGAAGCTAAGGGCAAAAATGACGAGGTCGATGAAGAGGAAGAGCTCCCGACAGCAGTAAACAAAGAGGAAATGGGAGTGTTGGAGGATCTTCCCCTTTCCGATCCAGTAAGGATGTATCTGCGTGAGATAGGCAAAGTCCCCCGTCTCACACAAGCAGATGAGGTCACTCTCTCAAAAGGAGTAGAAGCAGGGGATATGACCTGTAAGGATGCGATAGTTGAAGCCAACCTAAGGCTCGTTGTCAGCATTGCAAAGAAATATATCGGCCGCGGAATGCTCTTCTTGGATCTAATTCAAGAGGGCAACTTGGGCCTTATAAGAGCGGTCGAGAAATTCGACTATAGAAAGGGCTATAAATTCAGCACTTATGCAACATGGTGGATAAGACAGGCCATTACACGTGCAATTGCCGACCAAGCGAGAACTATAAGAATACCTGTTCACATGGTCGAGACCATTAACAAACTCATTCGTGTTTCGCGTAAACTTGTTCAGCAGCTTGGCAGAGAACCGACTGCAGAAGAAATAGCGGCACAAATGGAGATTCCCTCGCATAGAGTTGAAGAAATACAGCGTATCGCACAGGAACCTGTCTCTCTCGAGACTCCCATAGGAGAAGAAGAGGACAGCCAGTTGGGAGATTTTATCGAAGATAAAGATTTACCCAGCCCTGAAGAAGCGGCAGCAAGCCAGATTCTGAGAGAGCAGCTCGATGAGATGCTCGGGGAGTTAACAGATAGAGAAAAAGAAGTAATTCGCTTAAGATTTGGCATAGAGGATGGACACCCACACACTCTTGAAGAAGTTGGGCGCAGGTTTGGAGTCACAAGAGAGCGTATACGTCAGATAGAGGCGAAAGCACTCAGAAAACTTCGCCATCCAAGCCGCAGCAAAAAATTAAAGGATTTCTTGGAGTAA
- a CDS encoding RNA-binding S4 domain-containing protein translates to MVRLDKYLKLSRLMKRRTVAQEMITIGAVRLNQKTVKPSSDVSEGDIIEIAYPRRVLVVRVLIDQEALLKRNLAPYEVVEERYVDGEERPW, encoded by the coding sequence ATGGTTAGATTGGATAAATATTTAAAATTATCGAGGCTGATGAAGCGTCGTACAGTGGCACAAGAAATGATAACCATCGGTGCTGTTCGCCTTAATCAAAAGACAGTCAAGCCTTCGTCAGATGTCTCTGAAGGGGATATTATTGAAATAGCATATCCTCGTAGAGTGCTTGTTGTGCGTGTTCTGATAGACCAGGAAGCACTCCTAAAAAGAAATCTCGCCCCGTATGAAGTTGTAGAGGAGAGATACGTGGATGGCGAAGAGCGGCCTTGGTAG